A window of the Nitrosococcus wardiae genome harbors these coding sequences:
- a CDS encoding peptidylprolyl isomerase, whose amino-acid sequence MKANQPNINLRAALGRFAFLGILVSTAVSATEGEVISRSSQGQLTAEDYRAYARLFDPAARERLAAQKDRMLDFALDFHSNQVLAQQAEAQGLAEDPIVQARLEKARREVLVGALMDQVVKNIDYPDFETLSRQRYAAEKAHYRLPEKRKVAHILIRPKNPECACDQREPAKIAATIMEELESGTDFAELARRYSEDRATAKQGGLLDQWLEKDSGKVVPAFEQAAFALSQPGDFSQPFETRFGRHVVQLIELEPARQLSYEEVKERLINKLRAEYRDSALLQLRGKTYPDPDKINYPTLKEVLSQ is encoded by the coding sequence ATGAAAGCGAATCAACCTAATATCAATCTCCGAGCGGCCCTGGGGCGCTTTGCCTTCTTGGGGATCTTGGTCTCCACTGCCGTTTCCGCGACCGAGGGGGAAGTGATCAGCCGCTCTTCCCAAGGGCAACTGACGGCCGAGGACTATCGGGCCTATGCGCGTCTGTTCGATCCTGCGGCGCGGGAGCGTCTCGCAGCCCAAAAGGATCGGATGCTCGATTTCGCCCTCGACTTCCATTCCAACCAGGTGCTCGCACAGCAGGCGGAAGCGCAAGGGCTGGCGGAAGACCCTATCGTTCAGGCCCGCTTGGAAAAGGCCCGCCGGGAGGTGCTGGTCGGCGCCCTCATGGACCAGGTGGTGAAGAACATCGACTATCCGGATTTTGAAACCCTCAGCCGCCAGCGTTATGCGGCGGAGAAGGCCCACTACCGGCTACCGGAAAAGCGCAAGGTCGCCCATATTCTCATCCGCCCCAAAAATCCAGAGTGTGCCTGCGACCAGCGGGAGCCTGCCAAGATCGCCGCCACGATCATGGAGGAGCTTGAATCAGGGACGGACTTTGCTGAATTGGCGCGGCGTTATTCCGAAGATCGCGCCACCGCCAAGCAGGGGGGTCTCCTTGACCAATGGCTGGAAAAAGACAGCGGCAAGGTGGTGCCCGCGTTCGAGCAGGCGGCTTTTGCCCTGAGTCAACCCGGTGATTTCAGCCAGCCCTTCGAGACCCGCTTTGGGCGGCACGTGGTGCAACTGATTGAACTTGAGCCGGCGCGCCAGTTATCCTACGAAGAGGTGAAGGAGCGGCTCATCAACAAGCTCCGCGCCGAGTACCGGGATTCAGCCCTGTTGCAGCTTCGCGGGAAGACCTACCCGGACCCGGATAAGATCAATTATCCCACCCTCAAGGAGGTCCTGAGCCAATGA